AACCGAACTGAAGTTCCAGTTTATCGAAGATCATCGCTCCGAGTTTCGAGTGGAGAAGATGTGCGTTGTGATGAACGTTTCCCGGAGCGGCTACTACAAATGGAGAACAGCAAGCCCTAGCAACCAAGCCTTGAGAAAGGCTGACATCAAAAAGCGTATCGAATACCATTATCATGATTCGGAGAGTCGCTACGGGAGCCCTAAGATCACGTATTTGCTTATACAAGAGGGCTATGACATACAAGAGCGCACTGTTGGGAAATACATGAAGGAAATGAATTTTCGTTCCTGTGTGGTTAAAAAGTTCAGGGTCCAGACTACGGATTCCAACCATGATCAACCCATTGCGCCCAACATCTTGAACCAGGAATTTCACGTTAGTGAGCCTAATAAAGTGTGGGTTACAGATATCACTTACATCCCATGTCGGCAAGGGCGACTTTATTTAGCTAGTGTATTGGATCTTTGTACCCGTGAAATTGTAGGATGGCGTTTAGAAAACTGTATGACCAAAGATCTTGTCCTAGGTGCTCTCGAAGATGCTTATAAAACCAAAAAACCAGGAAAAGGACTTCTCCATCACTCTGATCGTGGAACCCAGTATGCTTCCCATGAATACCGTGCCAAACTGAAATCCTACCATATGCAGGCGAGTATGAGCCGCAAAGGGAATTGTTATGACAATGCCTGCATTGAGTCGTTTCACAGCGTGTTAAAGAAAGAACTTATTTACTGTAAAAAGTTTAAAACACGGCAGCAAGCCTATGACAAATTTTTCGGTACATTGAATTCTTTTATAACCGAAAACGAATCCATGGTTCGCTGGGTTACCTTTCTCCAGTTCGATTTGCAGAACAATTTTACAAGAAAGAAGTTTCTTGAAAATCACGCTATTTTTGTGTCCACTTTCTTGACAGAGGTCCACTCAGTCCGTAACGATTGTAAAACTCGTCGATTGTAGCAAATAGCAGAATTCCAGTCCTAATGCGCTCCGCCCGGGGCTTACCGGGGAAAGCAACGCATGTGATTCGTACACGTAGCGTCTTTACAACAGACAGGGGGCGTCCCAGGCCAATCGGCTTTTTGGAACACCCCCAATAAATAACAATTATACTATAGCATTCTTCTTCCCATCATCATGATGGTCTCAAGTAATGATCTCCATTTCCCTCCGGATATCCCCTCAACGC
Above is a window of Paenibacillus uliginis N3/975 DNA encoding:
- a CDS encoding IS3 family transposase, with amino-acid sequence MEDHRSEFRVEKMCVVMNVSRSGYYKWRTASPSNQALRKADIKKRIEYHYHDSESRYGSPKITYLLIQEGYDIQERTVGKYMKEMNFRSCVVKKFRVQTTDSNHDQPIAPNILNQEFHVSEPNKVWVTDITYIPCRQGRLYLASVLDLCTREIVGWRLENCMTKDLVLGALEDAYKTKKPGKGLLHHSDRGTQYASHEYRAKLKSYHMQASMSRKGNCYDNACIESFHSVLKKELIYCKKFKTRQQAYDKFFGTLNSFITENESMVRWVTFLQFDLQNNFTRKKFLENHAIFVSTFLTEVHSVRNDCKTRRL